Within bacterium, the genomic segment CCAGCGGTCGAGCCAGCCCAGCACCGTCAGGCGCACCATCCGGCTGAGGAACGAGGCGAGCAGACGGCTGAGGATCAGGCCGGCGAAGAAGAGCACCGCCCAGGTGATCAGCAGCGCCGGGCCCTCGCCCACGCCGGTCCGGGCCTCGACCCACGGCACGACCGAGGTCGCGAAGCGGGCGGTCAGCACGAGGGTCACGAAGACGCCGGCGATCTCCAGCACGCGCTTGACCACGCCGTCCTTGAAGCCGAGGATGCCGAAGAAGAGGATGACCGCGAAGGCGATGATGACGGGCGCGCTCACGTCAGCCCACCAGTGCCTTCTTGACCAGGGCGCTCACCTTGCCGCCGTCGGCGCGGCCCGCGGTCTTCGGCATGAGGGCCTTCATCACCTTGCCCATGTCCTGGGGCCCGGCGGCCCCGGTCTCGGCGATGGCCTCCTGGACGGCGGCCGCGATCTCCGCGTCGGACATCTGCCCGGGCAGGAACTCCTCGACGATGCCCATCTCGGCCTCGGCGGCGGCCTTCAGGTCGTCGCGGCCGCCGTCGCCGTAGCTGCGGATCTGGTCCTTCACCTTCTTGCCGTAGCTGGCGAGCACCTTGATGACGGCCTCGTCGTCGAGCTCGGTGCGGGTGTCGACCTCGACCTGCTTGAGGGCCGACTGCAGCATGCGCAGCACGCCGAGGCGCTCCTTGTTCTTCGCTTTCATGGCGACGACGACCTCGGACTGGATGCGGCTGGCGATCTCACTCTTGGCCATGGCGTTCGTTCCTTTGCGGGATGGTTGGGCGGATCCGGTGCTCATGAAAGACCGGCTGCGCGGACGTGTCAAGCCTCGGCCGCGGTCCAGGCCTGACGCAGGGTCTGCAGGGCGGTCAGGCCCGCGGCGGCGGCGGTCTCGGCGCGCAGCACGTGCGGACCGAGGGTCACCGGTCGGCCGGCGGCGTCCAGGAGCGCCAGTTCGGCGGGCGACCAGCCTCCCTCCGGCCCCACGCAGAAGACCAGCTCCGCCGGGGTGTCGGCCGGCGGCGCGGCCAGCAGATCGCGCCACGGCACCACGCGCCCGGCGGGCATCTCCCAGGGGGCGGCACCGAAGAGCAGCACCCCCCCCGCGAGTCCGGGCAGGGCCTCGGCCAGGGGGCACGGGGCCGCCAGGTCGGGCAGCCAGCTGCGGCCGCACTGCTTGAGGGCCGACTTCATGATCGTCACCCAGCGTTCGCGCTTGCCCTCGCGCGGGTCGATGACCCCGTGCTCGCAGCGCAGCGGCACGAGGCGGTGCGCCCCCAGTTCGACCGCCTTCTCCACCGCCCACTCGAAACGCTTGCCCTTGACCACCGCGACGGCGAGCACCAGGCGCGGCGCCGCCGCCTCGGCCGGATCGTCGGCCACCGCGGTGATGCGCACCCGCACCCGCCGGCCGTCGCGCCCGTCGGGCACGGCCTCCAGGCGGTGGCCCCGGCCGTCGACCAGGTGCAGCGTCGTGTCGCGGCCGCCGCGCAGGACGGTGCTCAGGTGATGGCTCTCGTCGCGGTCCAGGACGACCGTGTCGCCCGGACCCGGCAGCCCCGCATCGGCGGTGTCGAGGTAGAAATGGCGCAAAGTCGCGCTCCTCTGCGGACGACGGTCCGGTGGATCGTCCGGCGGGCTCAGTCGTAGAGGTGGCGGCCCGGCGCCGGCGCCTTGGCCGCGAGCTCGTCGCGCACCGCTTCGAGCTTCTGCCGGAGATCCTTGTCGAGGTCCTCGGGCGTCCAGGCCAGGACCCGGACCAGCTGGTCGCCGGTGCCCGGACGGTTCACGTGGGGAATGCCCTTCTTCCGCATGCGGAAGATCTTGTGGCTCTGGGTGCCGGCCGGGATCTTCAGGGCCACCTTCCCGTCGAGGGTCGGCACCTGCACCTTCGTGCCGAGCATGAGGTCGACCGGCGACAGGGGCAGGTCGATGAGCAGGTCGTCGCCGTGGCGGGCGAAGAGCGCGTGCTCGGCCACCTCGAAGACGACGCGCAGGTGGCCGGCCGGCGACCCGTTGTCCCCCACGTCGCCCTTGCCCTGCAGCTCCATGTAGTTGCCCGTGCTCACGCCCGCCGGCACCTTGATCTCGAGCTGCTCCTCGCCGCGGATCGTGCCGGTGCCGCGGCAGGTGCCGCACGGGTCCTGCACCACGCTGCCCTGGCCGTGGCAGTGGGGGCAGACGCCCTCGGTCACCATCTGGCCCAGCAGCGACTGGCGCACCTGGCGCACGCGGCCCTGGCCCCGGCAGTGGGAACAGGTCACGGGCCGCGAGCCGGCCTTGGCCCCGGTCCCCGCACAGTCGCCGCAGGCCACGTTCTTGTTCAGCTTGACGGTCTTCTTGGCCCCGACCGCGGCCTCCTCGAGGGTGACCTTGAGCTTCAGCTGCAGGTTGCGGCCGCGCCGCTGGGCAGCACCCCCGCCCCCGCCGCCGCCGAAGATGTCGCCCATGCCGAAGTTGCGCAGGAAACTCTCGAGGGCGTCGTTCAGATCGACGTTGAAGCCCTGCCCGCCGAAGCCCTGGCCGCCGAAGCCCTGCCCGCCACCCATGTGGCCGAACTGGTCGTACTGGGCGCGCTTCTGCTCGTCCTTCAGCACCTCGTAGGCCTCGGTGGCCTCGCGGAACTTCTCCGCCGCCGAGGGGTCGTCCGGATTCTTGTCCGGATGGAACTGGATCGCCTTGCCGCGATAGGCTTTCTTGATCTCGGCCGTGGACGCGTCCTTCGCCACGCCGAGCACCTCGTAGTAGTCCCGCTTGCTGCTCATGTGCCCTTCCCGTGTTCGCGATGGCGGCGTCCGGTCCTTCCGGACGTGCCGCGCCGGACGTGTCCGCCCGGCAGCCCCGTCACGCGGAGATGATGACCCGCGCCGGCCGCAGGACCAGCTCCCCGAAGCGGTAGCCCTGCTGGGCGACCTCGATCACGACGCCCGGCTCGACGCCCTCGCGCTCGAACTGGCCCACCGCCTCGTGCACGTTGGGGTCGAAGGCCGCCGCCAGCGCCTCGATGGGCTCGACGCCCTGGTCCTTCAGGACCCCGCGGAGGCGCTGGTGGATGAGTTCCACTCCCTCGCGGAACGGATCCGGCGTGCCAGTATCCGCGTCGCCCGGGACCGATTGCAAGGCCCTTTCGAAGTTGTCGACGACCTCGAGGAACGCGCGCAGGATGTCGGCCTGGGCGAAGCGGCGCCCCTGGACCAGGTCGCGGCTGGCGCGCTTGCGCACGTTGTCCAGCTCGGCCACGGTGCGCAGCCACTTGTCCTTGAACTCGTCGCGCTCGGCCGCGAGGACCGCCACCGGATCGGGCGCCTCCTCCTCCGGCCCGGCCGGCGCGACATCGTCGGCGCCGGCGGCGGCCGGCGCGTCGGCGGTCGCGGCGCTCTCCGCCGCTGCGGCCGTGGACTCCTCGCCCGCGGCGGCGGCCGCGGCTTCCTCGTGCTTCTTCTTCGACGACTTGCTCATCTTGCGGTCCTTTGTGCGGATGTCCGCCGTGCGCCGTGCCGGCGCGGCGGGGTTGCGGTTCAGCTGACGCGCGCGAGGGCGTCGCGCAGGATATCGATGCCGTGGAAGACCCGCTGGTACGACATGCGGCGCGGGCCGATGACGGCGAGCAGCCCCGGCCGGCCGTCCAGCTCGAAGGCGCCGGTGAGCACGGAGAACGAGCGCAGGTCGCCGATGGGGTTCTCGCCCCCGATCCACACGCCCACCTCGTCGCCCGGGCGCCCCACGGCCTCGCGCAGGGTGCGGCTGATGCGGTCGGGCGCCTCCATGAAGCGCAGCAGCGCCTGCAGCGAACAGGTCTCCTGCAGCTCAGGCACCGCCAGCACCCGGCCGACGCCGTCGACGCCGACATCCTCGGAAACGGCCGCCGTGAGCAGCTCGCGACCCGCGCGCGCCATGTGGCCGGCGCAGGCCGAGACCGGCGTCGGCACCAGGTCGACGCGGTCGAGCAGGCCGCCGCGGATCTCGGCCAGGGTGCGGCCGGCGATGCGCTCGTTCAGCTCGCGCACCGCCTCGGCGAGCACCGTGCGGGCGACGCCGTCCGGCAGGTCCACCAGGCCGGTGCGCACCTGGGCCGTGTCGAGGATCACGACCATCAGGCCGCGGTCGCTCGCCTTCGGATACACCTCGACCCGCTCGACCCGCGCCGCCAGCCGCGACGGGCCCACGATGACGCTGATGTTCTCGGACAGGCGGCTGAGGAGCCCGGCCAGGGCCTTCCAGCGGTCCTGGCGACCGAGGCTGTCGCGGATGTCGCGCTGGGCCACGGCCCGCAGCTCGGCCGGCGCCTCGTGGCGACGCAGGGCCCAGCCCGCCCGCAAGCGGTCGACGAAGACCCGAAAGCCGGCATCAGTGGGCAGACGCCCCGCCGAGGTGTGGGGCTGCTCCAGGAACCCGGTGTCTTCCAGCCGCTTCATCTCGGCGCGGATGGTCGCCGACGACACCGCCCGCTGCAGCGAGCGCTCGACCAGGCCCGAACTGACGGGCCGGCCGGTCTCGATGTGCAGCCGCACGACCGCCTCGAGGATCTCTAGCCGGCGGCGGTCCAGGCCTGATGTCGTTTCGCGTCGCAACGTGTCGTTTCCCCTGTTTCCCGGGCGTCCGGACGGTTTGCGGGGCCTAATTAACCAAGGGGGTCCGGCAGTGTCAACCCCGCCAGGCGCTCCTCGATGGTGTCCAGGCGCAGGAAGCCGGTGCCGGTGAGGGCCAGCCGCCCCTGTCGGACCCGCCACAGCCCCTCGGCCTCGCCGCGCGCCAGATCCAGTGCCCCGGGCGGGAGCCCGTCGATCCGCACGCCCTCCGCGGTGCGCAGGGCCAGGATCAGCCGCTCGAGCCGCAGCGCCGGCCGGTCCAGTTCGTCGATCGACCCGGCGGGCAACCGACCCGCCTCGAGCGCCGCCAGCCACGTGGGCAGGTCGTCGGGGTTGGCGTAGCGCCGGCGGCCCCAGTAGCCGTGGGCCCCGGGCCCCAGCGCCAGCCAGGGCCGGTGCCGCCAGTAGTTGCGGTTGTGCCGCGACTCGGCCCCGGGCCGCGCGAAGTTGGCCACCTCGTACTGGACGATGCCATGCCCGGCAAGGTGTTCGATCACCGCCAGGTAGAGGCGCTCGGTGGCCGCGTCCGGCAGCAGGCGCACCTCGCCCCGGGCCAGGCGCCGCTCCAGCCGGGTGCCCGGATGCACCTCCAGGATGTACACCGAGAAGTGCTCCACCCCCAGGGCCACCGCCTCGTCCAGCTCGGCCAGCAGCCGCTCGCGCACGAGACCGGGCCCGATGATCCAGTCGGCCGAGACCCGCGGAAAACGCGCGCAGGCCAGGGCCAGGGCGTGCCGGGCCGTGGTCGGGTCGCAGGCGCGGCCCAGCAGGCGCAGCACCTCGGCGTCGAGGCTCTGCACCCCCAGGCTGACGCGCGTCACGCCGGCGGCGAGCCAGGCGTCGACCACGTCCGGGGTGAGCGTCTCGGGATTGGCCTCGGCGGTGAGCTCGAAATCGTCGGTGCGGGGCCAGCCGGCGAGCACGTCGGCGAGCAGGGTGGTCATCAGGTCGGGCTCGAGCTGCGAGGGCGTGCCGCCGCCGAGATAGCAGGTGGCCAGGGGACGGCGCGCCGCCGCGAGCACGCCGCACGCCTCGCGGCGCAGGTCCAGCTCGCGCCGCACCGCCGCGACGTAGCGTGCGCGCAGCTCGGCGCCGTGTTCGGCGGTGCGGGCGAAGTGGCAATAGGAGCAGATCGAACCGCAGAAGGGCACGTGGACGTACAGCCCCCACGCCCCGGGCGCGGCCCCGCCGGTCATCGGATCAGGTCGCCGATCCGATCGAAGCGCACGCGCTTGCGCTCGCCGTCCCAGGACCAGTAGAGGAAGATGGCCTTGCCCTTGATGAGCTTCTTGTCGAGCGGCCCCCAGTAGCGGGAGTCGAGACTGTTGTACCGGTTGTCGCCCATCATGAAGATGTGGCCCGCGGGCACCACGAAGGGGTTCGGCATGCCCGGCCAGGGCCAGCTGCGGTTGCGCGGCTGGCGCACGTACGAGGCCTGGTCGTGCTTGGCGCGCGGCGCGGGGCACGCCTCCGGGTCGGTCCAGTTGGGCACGCAGCTGTGGTCGCCGTCGCGCTCGCCGAAGTTGCTCTCGTAGATCTCGCCGTTGACGTAGAGCACGCCCTCGTCCACCGCCACCGTGTCGCCCTCGACGGCCACGCAGCGCTTGATGTAGTCGAGGTTCTTGTCCTCGGGGAAGGCGAAGACGATGATGTCGCCCTGCCGCGGCTCGCGGATGGCCGGCAGGTGCAGCACCGGCAGGTCCTTGACGATGGTCCAGTTCAGCAGGCGCACGCGCTCGGGCGTCTTGATGCCGTAGATGAACTTGTTCACCATGAGCCAGTCGCCGATCTGCAGCGTCTCGAGCATGGAGCCCGTGGGGATCCGGAAGGGCTGGACGAGGGTCTGGCGCAGCAGCAGCGCGATGACCAGGGCGATGCCGATGGACTTGGCGTAGTCCTTCACCGTGGCCACCAGCCCCGTCGGCTTCGCGGCGACCCGGCCCTGGCCGCCGGCGCTCCCGTCGGCCGGCGCGGCGGCGGGGTCCTGGTCCTTCTTGCGGTTCTTCTTGCCCATCTCGGTTCTCCGTCAGCGTTCGACCTTGAGCACGGCCAGGAAGGCCTCCTGGGGGATCTCCACCGACCCCACCTGCTTCATGCGCTTCTTGCCCTCTTTCTGCTTCTCGAGCAGCTTCCGCTTGCGCGTGATGTCGCCGCCGTAGCACTTGGCGGTCACGTTCTTGCGGAACGCCTGCACCGTGGTGCGGGCCAGCACCCGGGTGCCCACCGCGGCCTGGATCGCCACGGCGAACATCTGCCGCGGGATCAGTTCCTTCAGCTTCTGGCACAGCTTCAGGCCCCAGCTGTAGGCGTTGTCCCGGTGCACGATGCAGGTCAGGGCGTCGACCATGTCCCCGTTGATGAGGATGTCCAGCCGGATCAGGTCGTCGGCCTGGTGCCGGACGTACTCGTAGTCGAGGGAGGCGTAGCCCTTGGTCACGGACTTCAGCGTGTCGTAGTAGTCGACCACCAGCTCGTTCAGAGGCAGGTCGAACTCGATGTTCACGCGCTCGGTGTCCAGGTACTCCATCTTCGTCTGCACGCCGCGGCGGTCGAGGCTGATCTTGATCACGGCCCCCACGTAGTCCTTCGGCGTGATCACCGAGGCCCGCACGATCGGCTCGCGGATCTTGTCGATGAACTTGACGTCCGGCAGCAGGGCGGGGTTCTCGCACAGCTGCACCGTGCCGTCCTTCAGCAGCACCTCGTACTCCACGTTGGGCAGGGTGGCGATGAGCGTCAGGTCGTACTCGCGCTCTAGGCGCTCCTGGATGATCTCCATGTGGAGCAGGCCCAGGAAGCCGCAGCGGAAGCCGAAGCCCAGGGCGGCGCTCGTCTCCTTCTCCCAGGTGAGGGAGGCGTCGTTCATCTGCAGCTTCTGCAGGGCGTCGAGCAGGTCGTCGTACTGGTCGTTGTCGGTGGGGTAGAGCCCGGAGAAGACCATGGGCTTGGCCTCCTCGTAGCCGGGCCAGGGCTCGGCGCAGGGGTTCTCCACCAGGGTCACGGTGTCGCCCACCCGCACGTGGCGCACGTCCTTGGCGCCGGTGGCGATGTAGCCCACCTCGCCGGCCGTGAGCTCCTTCTGGGCGATGCGGTCCATGCGGAACCAGCCGATCTCGCCCACCTCGAAGCGCTTCTCGTTGCCGAAGAACTGGATGCGCTCGCCCTTGCGGATCGTGCCCTCGAAGAGCCGCACGTAGGCCACGGCCCCCACGTAGGGGTCGAAGATCGAGTCGAAGATGAGGCCCTTGGGGGGCGCCGCCGGATCGCCCTTGGGCGCCGGCACGCGATCGACGATGGCAGCCAGGAGCTTGTCGATGCCCTGGCCCGTCTTGGCGCTGCAGAGGACGACCTCCTCGGGGTCGCACCCGATCAGGTCGATGAACTGCTCCATGACGAACTCGGGGCGGGCCGCCGGCAGGTCGATCTTGTTGATGACCGGGATGATCTCCAGGTCGTGCTCGAGCGCCAGGTAGAGGTTGTTGATGGTCTGGGCCTGCACGCCCTGCACGGCGTCGACCACCAGCAGCGCCCCCTCGCAGGCGGCCAGGCTGCGGCTCACCTCGTAGTGGAAGTCGACGTGCCCCGGCGTGTCGATGAGGTTCAGCGTGTGCGGCCCGTGGCCGGGGACCTCGTACTGCATGCGGATCGGGTGGCTCTTGATGGTGATGCCGCGCTCCCGCTCGAGGTCCATGGAGTCGAGGGTCTGCTCCTGCAGCTGCTTCCCCGAGAGCGTCCCGGTGTGCTCGAGCAGGCGATCGGCCAGGGTGCTCTTCCCGTGGTCGATGTGGGCGATGATGCAGAAGTTGCGCGTCGTCTCGCGGGAGAAGCCCATGGCCGGATGTCACCGCCTTGCCGCTCGGGTGGCGCGCCGGACGCCGGGTCCGGATCGCGGGTATACCAAAACGTTCGGCCGGAAGCGACCGAACGACGGCCCAAAGATACCCCTCAGAACGTCTTTCGCCACTGAAAAACGGTGACCACGGGGCCGTCGCCCTGGCCGGGCACCGCATCGGCGACGGGGCCGAAGGTGTCGTCCCAGCGGTCGGGCACGGGTACGGGGTCCTGGTCGAAGTCGAAGAGGTGGGCCCCCACGTAGGCGTCCAGGGCGATGATCAGCAGGGTGCCGCCGCTCCACCAGGCGAAGTCGCGCATCTGCTCCCAGCTCTCGTCGGCGATGTCCCGGTAGCGGTCGCGGTTGGGGTCGTCGACGGGCAGTCCCTCGCTGTAGTCGCGCGCCCGGACCGCCTGCCGGTCGCGGGACAGCATGTGGGTCCAGAAGTACATCTGGGTACCGAAGCCCAGGGCCGCCTTCCAGCTGTTGCGGGAGTAGAGTTGGCCCCAGCCGGGGAAGAGCGGCGTCATGACCACCGCGGCGGTGGGGCTGATCCCCGTGTCCCAGAGGTCCACCGGCGCCACCGCCACCGCCGCCGGGTTGGGCCGCGGCGTGTCGTCGGCCAGCAGCGAATCGGCGGCCGCCGCCCAGCCCGTCGTGTCCGTCAGGGCGGCCGCCGGGACGGCCGTCTCCGCCGGCTGGCCCGCCGCCGTCGTCGCCGCCAGCAGCGGCAGGCCGAGCAGCAGGATCGACACGAAACGGATCATGGCGCGGGCATCCTCCGGACCAGCAGCTTCTCCGGGAGCACGCGCACCCGGTGGGTTCCGGCGGGCAGGACGTCCGGCTCGCCGTCGAGATGGTACGCGACCGGCCGGTCGGCGACCAAGGTGATTTCGGGGCCCCGCACCACCTGCAGGGCCGGATGGTCGAGCCGCCCGCCGCCGGCGGCCTTCGGCAGCAGGCGCATGGCCGCCAGGGGCGGCAGCGGCGCGATCAGGGCGGCGTCGAGCAGGCCGTCGTCCCACGCCGCGTCGGGGGCGAAGCGGAAGCCACCTCCGGTGAAGGGGCCGTTGCAGATCTCCGCCAGCAGGCAGGGACCGTCCACGGTGACCGGCGCGGCGCCCCCCACCCGCCACGTGACCGGCTGCCCCCGGTAGCCCAGCAGGGTCTTCGCCGCGGCCAGGGTGTACCGGTAGCGGCCCAGCCAGCGCCAGTAACCGGCGGCGGCGCCCGACACCAGGCCGCTGGCGAGCAACCCGCACGAGTTCACGAAGACCATGTCGTTCAGGGCGGCCACATCGACGGGCCGATCGTGGCCGGCGGCGATGGCCGCCACCGTCGCCGCCGGCGTCGGGCAGCCGATCCCGGCGGCGAAGTCGTTGCCGCTGCCGGACGGCAACACGGCCAGGGCGCACGGGGTTCCCACGAGACCCGCGGCCACCTCGTGCACGGTGCCGTCGCCCCCCACCGCCACGACGAGGTCGCCGCCGGCGGCGGCCCAGGCGCGGGCCAGTTCGGTGGCGTGGCCCGGCCCCCGCGTGGGACCGGGCTCGACGTGATCGCCCAGGGGGCGCACCAGCGCGACGGCCTCGGCCGCGGTCACGCGACCGCGTCCCGGGCCGGAATGCGGATTGGCCACGACGAGGGCGCGCCGGAATGCGGAGGGACGGGCGGGGCCGGACATGGGACTCCCCGGGGAAGAGGTGGCGGGAATGTGTGGGAATCGAACCCACCTCGGACGGTAAACGCGCCCGACAAAAGGATTTGAAGTCCCCGGCCGTCACCAGACGACACTCATTCCCGCCCGGGCTGGGGGCGGCGCGGGGCCCGCCGCCGTCTAGCTACGATAGGCCACCATCTCGATTTCCACCAGCACATCCTTGGGCAAACGCGACACCTCGACCACGCTGCGCGCGGGCGGCTCGGCGGGGAAGAAATCCCGGTACACCTCGTTGATGTTGGCGAACTGCCCCATGTCGCGGATGAAGATGGTGGCCTTGACCACGTCGCTCAGGGCGTAGCCGCCCGCGGCCAGGATCGCCTCGGCGTTCTGCAG encodes:
- a CDS encoding RidA family protein → MARKIIQTDKAPAAIGPYSQANVVDGFLFTAGQIPLDPVTMEIVGDDAASQTLQALQNAEAILAAGGYALSDVVKATIFIRDMGQFANINEVYRDFFPAEPPARSVVEVSRLPKDVLVEIEMVAYRS
- the dnaJ gene encoding molecular chaperone DnaJ yields the protein MSSKRDYYEVLGVAKDASTAEIKKAYRGKAIQFHPDKNPDDPSAAEKFREATEAYEVLKDEQKRAQYDQFGHMGGGQGFGGQGFGGQGFNVDLNDALESFLRNFGMGDIFGGGGGGGAAQRRGRNLQLKLKVTLEEAAVGAKKTVKLNKNVACGDCAGTGAKAGSRPVTCSHCRGQGRVRQVRQSLLGQMVTEGVCPHCHGQGSVVQDPCGTCRGTGTIRGEEQLEIKVPAGVSTGNYMELQGKGDVGDNGSPAGHLRVVFEVAEHALFARHGDDLLIDLPLSPVDLMLGTKVQVPTLDGKVALKIPAGTQSHKIFRMRKKGIPHVNRPGTGDQLVRVLAWTPEDLDKDLRQKLEAVRDELAAKAPAPGRHLYD
- the hrcA gene encoding heat-inducible transcription repressor HrcA, producing MRRETTSGLDRRRLEILEAVVRLHIETGRPVSSGLVERSLQRAVSSATIRAEMKRLEDTGFLEQPHTSAGRLPTDAGFRVFVDRLRAGWALRRHEAPAELRAVAQRDIRDSLGRQDRWKALAGLLSRLSENISVIVGPSRLAARVERVEVYPKASDRGLMVVILDTAQVRTGLVDLPDGVARTVLAEAVRELNERIAGRTLAEIRGGLLDRVDLVPTPVSACAGHMARAGRELLTAAVSEDVGVDGVGRVLAVPELQETCSLQALLRFMEAPDRISRTLREAVGRPGDEVGVWIGGENPIGDLRSFSVLTGAFELDGRPGLLAVIGPRRMSYQRVFHGIDILRDALARVS
- a CDS encoding 16S rRNA (uracil(1498)-N(3))-methyltransferase, with amino-acid sequence MRHFYLDTADAGLPGPGDTVVLDRDESHHLSTVLRGGRDTTLHLVDGRGHRLEAVPDGRDGRRVRVRITAVADDPAEAAAPRLVLAVAVVKGKRFEWAVEKAVELGAHRLVPLRCEHGVIDPREGKRERWVTIMKSALKQCGRSWLPDLAAPCPLAEALPGLAGGVLLFGAAPWEMPAGRVVPWRDLLAAPPADTPAELVFCVGPEGGWSPAELALLDAAGRPVTLGPHVLRAETAAAAGLTALQTLRQAWTAAEA
- a CDS encoding CvpA family protein; this translates as MSAPVIIAFAVILFFGILGFKDGVVKRVLEIAGVFVTLVLTARFATSVVPWVEARTGVGEGPALLITWAVLFFAGLILSRLLASFLSRMVRLTVLGWLDRWGGAVVGMALGTLVASVLLVAVSSVPGGVEVQNSCDRTAVGRFIFYAAPSVYEQVRRLAGSDVDAVWDRSLDQAREKADAARDKVKEKADDALGR
- the lepB gene encoding signal peptidase I, which translates into the protein MGKKNRKKDQDPAAAPADGSAGGQGRVAAKPTGLVATVKDYAKSIGIALVIALLLRQTLVQPFRIPTGSMLETLQIGDWLMVNKFIYGIKTPERVRLLNWTIVKDLPVLHLPAIREPRQGDIIVFAFPEDKNLDYIKRCVAVEGDTVAVDEGVLYVNGEIYESNFGERDGDHSCVPNWTDPEACPAPRAKHDQASYVRQPRNRSWPWPGMPNPFVVPAGHIFMMGDNRYNSLDSRYWGPLDKKLIKGKAIFLYWSWDGERKRVRFDRIGDLIR
- a CDS encoding GatB/YqeY domain-containing protein; translated protein: MAKSEIASRIQSEVVVAMKAKNKERLGVLRMLQSALKQVEVDTRTELDDEAVIKVLASYGKKVKDQIRSYGDGGRDDLKAAAEAEMGIVEEFLPGQMSDAEIAAAVQEAIAETGAAGPQDMGKVMKALMPKTAGRADGGKVSALVKKALVG
- the lepA gene encoding translation elongation factor 4, whose protein sequence is MGFSRETTRNFCIIAHIDHGKSTLADRLLEHTGTLSGKQLQEQTLDSMDLERERGITIKSHPIRMQYEVPGHGPHTLNLIDTPGHVDFHYEVSRSLAACEGALLVVDAVQGVQAQTINNLYLALEHDLEIIPVINKIDLPAARPEFVMEQFIDLIGCDPEEVVLCSAKTGQGIDKLLAAIVDRVPAPKGDPAAPPKGLIFDSIFDPYVGAVAYVRLFEGTIRKGERIQFFGNEKRFEVGEIGWFRMDRIAQKELTAGEVGYIATGAKDVRHVRVGDTVTLVENPCAEPWPGYEEAKPMVFSGLYPTDNDQYDDLLDALQKLQMNDASLTWEKETSAALGFGFRCGFLGLLHMEIIQERLEREYDLTLIATLPNVEYEVLLKDGTVQLCENPALLPDVKFIDKIREPIVRASVITPKDYVGAVIKISLDRRGVQTKMEYLDTERVNIEFDLPLNELVVDYYDTLKSVTKGYASLDYEYVRHQADDLIRLDILINGDMVDALTCIVHRDNAYSWGLKLCQKLKELIPRQMFAVAIQAAVGTRVLARTTVQAFRKNVTAKCYGGDITRKRKLLEKQKEGKKRMKQVGSVEIPQEAFLAVLKVER
- a CDS encoding coproporphyrinogen III oxidase family protein, translated to MTGGAAPGAWGLYVHVPFCGSICSYCHFARTAEHGAELRARYVAAVRRELDLRREACGVLAAARRPLATCYLGGGTPSQLEPDLMTTLLADVLAGWPRTDDFELTAEANPETLTPDVVDAWLAAGVTRVSLGVQSLDAEVLRLLGRACDPTTARHALALACARFPRVSADWIIGPGLVRERLLAELDEAVALGVEHFSVYILEVHPGTRLERRLARGEVRLLPDAATERLYLAVIEHLAGHGIVQYEVANFARPGAESRHNRNYWRHRPWLALGPGAHGYWGRRRYANPDDLPTWLAALEAGRLPAGSIDELDRPALRLERLILALRTAEGVRIDGLPPGALDLARGEAEGLWRVRQGRLALTGTGFLRLDTIEERLAGLTLPDPLG
- a CDS encoding nucleotide exchange factor GrpE produces the protein MSKSSKKKHEEAAAAAAGEESTAAAAESAATADAPAAAGADDVAPAGPEEEAPDPVAVLAAERDEFKDKWLRTVAELDNVRKRASRDLVQGRRFAQADILRAFLEVVDNFERALQSVPGDADTGTPDPFREGVELIHQRLRGVLKDQGVEPIEALAAAFDPNVHEAVGQFEREGVEPGVVIEVAQQGYRFGELVLRPARVIISA